The proteins below come from a single Iocasia fonsfrigidae genomic window:
- a CDS encoding sigma-70 family RNA polymerase sigma factor translates to MPLADKEVAEIELWREFKENDSQAARQELIIKYLPQVKYQAGRLKMIVPDFIEQDDLESYGVIGLIDALYKFDYRKGIKFKTYASRRIRGEIIDYLRKLDWLPHSVRREGKQLKSAADRFFQKYGRRPSVDELATALNISKEKVSKLYYQIYSSQWVSVHEEIGDVELLDLLKEDQKSQPEVVYHRKNSERLLSEAIEHLNESERLVISLYYYEGLTQAEIAEVMELSSARVSQLHKKAIYRLRGSLARKKEQLL, encoded by the coding sequence ATGCCACTTGCGGATAAGGAAGTAGCAGAGATAGAATTATGGCGGGAGTTTAAAGAAAATGATTCCCAGGCTGCCCGACAGGAATTAATTATTAAATATCTCCCTCAGGTTAAATACCAGGCTGGTAGGTTAAAGATGATTGTACCTGATTTTATAGAGCAGGATGACCTGGAGAGTTATGGGGTAATAGGATTGATTGATGCCCTATATAAGTTTGATTACCGAAAGGGAATTAAGTTTAAAACCTATGCCAGCAGGAGGATCCGGGGAGAGATTATTGACTATCTCCGTAAGCTGGACTGGCTGCCTCACTCAGTACGCCGGGAGGGTAAGCAATTAAAGTCTGCTGCTGATAGATTTTTTCAGAAATACGGCAGGCGCCCTTCTGTTGATGAACTAGCAACAGCTCTTAATATCTCTAAAGAAAAGGTCAGCAAACTATATTATCAGATTTATTCCTCTCAGTGGGTTTCTGTCCATGAAGAGATAGGTGATGTGGAATTACTTGATCTACTAAAGGAAGACCAGAAGAGTCAACCTGAAGTAGTTTATCATAGAAAAAACAGTGAAAGATTACTGTCAGAGGCCATTGAACATTTGAATGAATCTGAACGATTGGTTATTTCTTTATATTATTATGAAGGCCTCACTCAGGCGGAAATTGCTGAAGTTATGGAACTGTCTTCAGCCCGGGTTTCCCAGCTTCACAAAAAAGCTATTTATCGACTGAGGGGTTCACTAGCCCGCAAGAAAGAGCAGTTGTTGTAA
- the flgA gene encoding flagellar basal body P-ring formation chaperone FlgA yields MRLKHIITVIIFAIVLCGTVEASVIITIPDRVVINKSWIELGDIATIKGLTGKDLMGLSSIKLGKATLPGYSREIPRGQIILLLKDKGFSIPDIELMMGESVIVETISYQIPSKKILAQAKEFLLKSLAYPPERITIKEKFIPPNIVVPAKNYQLEFVMPRNKSLSGDISLQVKIIIDGAVYKNIFIRLQVSILQDVFIAKRRILRGEKIRESDFSLETSQVNAFRGELITDLENHLVEYGKVSKYIPKGAVLTSDYLDLPIIVKVGDEIVAEIKMGAIMVTTKVEARQRGKKGEYIIVENLKTGRRFKAMIINPHLVRLEQ; encoded by the coding sequence ATGAGACTTAAGCATATAATCACTGTTATTATATTTGCAATAGTCTTGTGTGGAACTGTTGAGGCAAGTGTAATTATTACCATACCTGATAGGGTAGTTATCAATAAATCATGGATAGAATTAGGGGATATTGCTACTATAAAAGGCTTGACAGGAAAAGACTTAATGGGGCTTTCCTCTATAAAATTGGGTAAGGCTACCCTGCCTGGGTATTCACGAGAGATTCCCCGGGGACAGATTATCTTGCTGTTAAAAGACAAAGGTTTTTCTATACCAGATATTGAGCTTATGATGGGGGAAAGTGTTATTGTTGAAACAATTAGTTATCAAATTCCCAGCAAAAAAATACTTGCTCAGGCAAAAGAATTTTTGCTTAAATCACTGGCATATCCCCCTGAAAGAATAACAATAAAGGAGAAATTTATTCCACCTAATATTGTTGTTCCGGCTAAAAATTATCAACTTGAGTTTGTAATGCCTAGGAATAAATCATTAAGTGGTGATATTTCTTTACAAGTTAAAATTATTATCGATGGGGCAGTATATAAAAATATTTTTATTAGACTACAGGTAAGTATTCTACAGGATGTCTTTATTGCTAAACGAAGGATACTTAGAGGAGAAAAAATACGGGAGAGTGATTTTTCTTTAGAAACCAGTCAGGTAAATGCTTTTAGGGGAGAATTAATTACTGATTTAGAAAACCATCTGGTTGAATACGGCAAAGTAAGTAAGTATATTCCTAAAGGTGCTGTCTTAACTAGTGATTATCTTGACCTGCCGATAATTGTTAAAGTTGGAGATGAGATTGTTGCTGAGATTAAGATGGGAGCTATTATGGTAACAACAAAAGTTGAAGCACGCCAAAGAGGGAAAAAGGGTGAGTATATCATTGTGGAAAACCTGAAAACTGGACGTCGTTTTAAGGCGATGATTATAAATCCTCATTTAGTTAGACTTGAACAATAG
- a CDS encoding flagellar basal body P-ring protein FlgI, which yields MRPKVIFLVLVIIVSIVYPLGAASYLDPVVNIGDITRIKGIRDNQLIGNGIVIGLAGSGDSRRSQATIQMVANMLGNLGLDIDADEIQSGNLAAVIVTAKLPAFTHAGDTIDVTINSLGDADSLQGGTLLMTPLKAATGDIYAVAQGPVSIGGFNEQAGGGNRVRQNHPTVGRIPNGAIVERELPIELDNSQLSFLLDTPNFETADFIAKAINNNFQYLYGSMPVADAVDAGQIQVQVPAKYKNNLVSFITAINNLQVRSSMDAKVVINERTGTIVMGHKVRISTISVAHGNLTVTVSTNEEVSQPYPFSEGETTVTTDTDIQVKEEGGHLVVLPAQGTVQDLVTSLNTIGASPRDIIAILQQIKAAGALHAELELI from the coding sequence ATGAGACCTAAGGTAATATTTTTAGTATTAGTAATAATAGTTAGTATAGTTTATCCCCTGGGGGCTGCTTCTTATCTGGATCCAGTGGTGAATATTGGGGATATAACCAGGATAAAAGGTATTAGGGATAATCAACTAATCGGTAATGGTATTGTTATTGGCCTGGCAGGTAGTGGAGATAGTAGGCGTAGTCAGGCCACCATTCAAATGGTAGCAAATATGCTAGGAAATTTAGGTTTAGATATTGATGCTGATGAAATACAAAGTGGTAATCTGGCTGCTGTTATTGTTACAGCAAAACTGCCTGCATTTACCCATGCTGGTGATACTATTGATGTGACAATTAATTCATTGGGTGATGCAGACAGTCTACAGGGTGGTACACTGCTGATGACACCTTTAAAGGCTGCTACAGGTGATATCTATGCTGTTGCTCAGGGGCCGGTTTCTATTGGTGGTTTTAATGAACAGGCAGGTGGTGGTAATCGGGTCAGGCAGAATCATCCTACTGTAGGAAGAATACCAAATGGGGCTATAGTTGAACGAGAATTACCCATTGAATTAGATAATAGCCAACTTTCTTTTCTCCTGGATACTCCAAACTTTGAAACTGCTGATTTTATAGCCAAGGCGATAAATAATAATTTTCAGTACCTATATGGGAGTATGCCAGTAGCAGATGCGGTTGATGCAGGTCAGATTCAGGTTCAGGTGCCTGCTAAATATAAAAACAATCTGGTTAGTTTTATTACTGCAATTAATAATCTGCAAGTTAGGTCCAGTATGGATGCTAAAGTTGTTATTAATGAAAGAACCGGAACTATTGTAATGGGGCATAAGGTTAGGATATCAACTATTTCTGTAGCCCATGGTAATTTAACAGTAACTGTTTCAACTAATGAAGAGGTATCACAGCCTTATCCATTTAGTGAAGGTGAGACAACTGTTACTACAGATACTGATATACAAGTTAAAGAAGAAGGTGGCCATTTAGTAGTATTACCGGCCCAGGGAACTGTTCAGGATTTGGTAACATCGTTAAATACTATTGGTGCAAGTCCCAGGGATATTATTGCTATTCTTCAACAGATAAAAGCAGCTGGTGCCCTACATGCTGAATTAGAACTAATTTAA
- a CDS encoding flagellar basal body L-ring protein FlgH: MKKYLFSLLLILFLLLLTIPAAATSLWSDSAGDIYQDKEKEFIVGDVVTVLIDEEVEATQGATTSVSQGNSISGGTGVGILDFLNPFSYNYSDADNADGKTERTAEFEANITALVVDKFPNGTLKIVGNKTVHINGEEQLISLSGIIRPEDINEDDNTISSQQIANARIEFEGEGIISAKQHPNIFQRILNWIF, encoded by the coding sequence ATGAAGAAATATCTATTTTCTTTATTATTAATACTTTTTTTGCTTTTGTTAACTATACCAGCAGCAGCGACTTCTCTTTGGAGTGATAGTGCTGGTGATATTTATCAAGATAAGGAAAAAGAATTTATTGTTGGTGATGTGGTGACAGTCCTTATTGATGAAGAGGTAGAGGCAACTCAGGGTGCTACTACCAGTGTTAGTCAGGGTAATAGTATTAGTGGTGGAACCGGTGTGGGAATTCTTGATTTTCTTAATCCCTTTAGTTATAATTATTCTGATGCTGATAATGCAGATGGTAAGACAGAAAGAACTGCTGAGTTTGAAGCGAATATTACAGCCCTTGTGGTAGATAAGTTTCCAAATGGGACACTAAAAATAGTTGGTAATAAAACAGTTCATATTAATGGAGAAGAACAGCTTATAAGTTTGAGTGGTATTATTAGACCTGAAGATATCAATGAGGACGATAATACTATTTCTTCCCAGCAGATTGCTAATGCACGGATTGAATTTGAGGGTGAAGGTATAATTTCTGCTAAACAACACCCTAATATATTCCAAAGGATTTTAAACTGGATTTTTTAG
- a CDS encoding flagellar brake protein: MSEHKLEVNQNFELVVRDSSFQGNYLSKISDISGGRIKVTAPFVHGEVVPLRINMGVEMYFTAEMAAYAYKTKIVDREMGKIPLLVLAYPDLKQRIQRREFFRLEVKEKVFYRLLDRELQAITELKETTTIDISGGGLKMVFDHVKDSNNDIHKGRLMELFLQIPELEDTAIISKVVNVFDLPEGIAIGIKFVEIDNYVREKIISWLFDYQRELRQRGML, from the coding sequence GTGAGTGAACACAAATTAGAGGTTAACCAAAATTTTGAACTTGTGGTAAGAGATAGTTCTTTTCAAGGTAATTACTTGAGTAAAATATCTGATATTAGTGGTGGTAGAATTAAAGTAACTGCTCCTTTTGTCCACGGTGAGGTAGTACCCTTAAGAATTAATATGGGTGTTGAAATGTATTTTACGGCAGAAATGGCTGCCTATGCCTATAAAACAAAAATCGTTGACAGGGAAATGGGAAAAATCCCACTGCTGGTTCTTGCTTACCCAGATCTTAAACAGCGTATCCAACGTCGTGAATTCTTTCGTTTAGAGGTTAAAGAGAAAGTATTTTACCGTCTGCTGGATAGGGAACTGCAAGCAATTACTGAGTTAAAAGAGACCACAACTATTGATATTAGTGGTGGGGGATTAAAAATGGTTTTTGATCATGTCAAAGATAGTAATAATGACATACATAAGGGTAGGCTGATGGAATTATTCCTACAGATACCAGAACTGGAGGATACGGCTATTATATCAAAGGTGGTTAATGTTTTTGACCTGCCGGAAGGTATTGCAATTGGGATTAAATTTGTGGAGATAGATAACTATGTTCGAGAAAAGATTATTAGTTGGTTATTTGATTATCAGCGGGAATTACGTCAGAGGGGTATGTTATAA
- the flgF gene encoding flagellar basal-body rod protein FlgF — MIKGLYTAASSMLANQNKMSLISNNLANVNTTGYKKDEGIQESFPEMLISRIEKDKKPRAIGSLGTGTRLQETYTDLTQGSLYATGNELDLAIDGDGYFVVETPEGIRYTRNGNFTLNDNGQIVTNQGYLVMGEEGPMQTIPGRNIQIDGSGQLYLDNLRGDSFLVVNFPNTDQLTKIGDNLYTSEVAGEEELADFQIRQGYLENSNVNVVQEMVKMIETNRYYTANQKVITAYDSTLDKVVNSVGSIG; from the coding sequence ATGATCAAAGGATTATATACTGCTGCTTCCAGTATGTTAGCCAATCAGAATAAAATGAGCCTGATTTCCAATAACCTGGCTAATGTCAATACAACTGGCTATAAAAAGGATGAAGGAATTCAGGAGTCTTTTCCAGAGATGTTGATTTCCCGAATAGAAAAAGATAAAAAACCAAGAGCGATTGGTTCCCTGGGAACAGGTACCAGACTTCAGGAAACATATACAGATTTAACTCAGGGTTCTTTATATGCAACAGGTAATGAGCTGGATCTAGCTATTGACGGTGATGGTTATTTTGTGGTAGAGACACCTGAGGGTATTAGATATACCCGTAATGGTAATTTTACTTTAAATGATAATGGACAGATTGTGACTAATCAAGGGTATTTGGTTATGGGGGAAGAAGGACCTATGCAGACTATCCCCGGTAGGAATATCCAAATAGATGGTAGTGGCCAATTATATCTTGATAATTTGCGAGGGGACAGCTTTTTAGTTGTTAATTTTCCTAATACTGATCAGCTTACTAAGATAGGTGATAATCTCTATACTAGTGAAGTAGCAGGGGAAGAAGAACTGGCAGATTTTCAAATAAGACAGGGCTATCTGGAAAACAGTAATGTAAATGTAGTTCAAGAAATGGTTAAGATGATAGAAACAAATCGCTATTATACTGCTAATCAGAAGGTTATTACTGCTTATGATAGTACCTTAGACAAAGTAGTTAATAGTGTAGGAAGTATTGGATAA
- a CDS encoding DUF6115 domain-containing protein, translated as MPWILIIVGVLLIIMGGYLKYQQLKSRDRKRPSVDGEFTDEYLKRTNKLREIDAELDRLLESIALKEKKIREKLIDTEPAILQTKQLPVDNNFKKLLADNFQGKTELKNSQEGKISSKKIEKTNSKYSSVFALADKGMAVEDIAHKLDLGIRETSLILKLYRKEEDSVV; from the coding sequence ATGCCGTGGATATTAATAATTGTAGGGGTTTTACTGATAATTATGGGGGGATACCTCAAATATCAACAACTTAAATCCAGGGACAGGAAACGGCCGTCAGTAGATGGGGAATTTACAGATGAATATCTTAAACGGACCAATAAATTGAGGGAAATAGATGCTGAGCTTGACCGTTTACTCGAATCAATTGCCCTGAAAGAAAAGAAGATCAGGGAAAAACTGATTGATACTGAGCCAGCTATTTTGCAGACAAAACAGCTGCCGGTAGATAATAATTTCAAGAAATTATTAGCAGATAATTTTCAGGGGAAAACGGAACTGAAAAATAGTCAAGAAGGGAAGATTAGTTCTAAAAAAATAGAGAAGACTAATAGCAAATATAGTAGTGTATTTGCCTTGGCTGACAAGGGAATGGCTGTAGAAGATATTGCCCATAAGCTGGATCTGGGTATCAGGGAAACCAGCTTGATTTTAAAACTATACAGGAAAGAGGAAGATTCTGTTGTTTAA
- a CDS encoding flagellar biosynthesis protein FlhF, which produces MKVKKYVAETMQDAIFKVKADLGPEAIILDTNKFKKGGFLGFFTKTMVEIIAGVEEKKREFKQNNNNFALQEINDLKNMVTEIHKSWQNDEFLSHLSEELLEIYQHFNQQEVNEELAKGFIKVIKENKIVPGEINSQLDAVLQEYIGECQLISTDDSQKVIGFVGPTGVGKTTTIAKLAAHFTLDEGKKVCLITTDTYRIAAVQQLQTYSDIINIPLHVAYNEQELVKLIRFDLKDKYDLILIDTAGSSWKDGIQLGKLKTLLKRELVDEIHLMISLNTRSNIIREVIKGFSLLKPDKLILTKLDETSVYGDIINIKNISKLPYSYITIGQDVPDDLEAARAELLTGYLTGGLNV; this is translated from the coding sequence TTGAAGGTAAAAAAATATGTTGCCGAAACAATGCAGGATGCTATTTTTAAAGTCAAAGCTGATCTGGGTCCAGAGGCTATTATCCTTGATACCAATAAGTTTAAAAAAGGCGGTTTCTTAGGTTTTTTTACTAAGACGATGGTAGAGATTATAGCTGGTGTAGAGGAAAAGAAAAGGGAATTTAAACAGAATAATAATAATTTTGCCCTACAGGAAATAAATGACCTGAAAAATATGGTTACTGAGATACATAAAAGCTGGCAGAATGATGAGTTTTTAAGCCATTTATCAGAGGAATTACTTGAGATTTATCAGCACTTCAATCAGCAGGAGGTAAATGAGGAACTGGCTAAAGGATTTATCAAAGTGATTAAAGAAAATAAAATAGTTCCCGGGGAGATAAACAGTCAGTTAGATGCTGTTTTACAGGAATATATTGGTGAGTGTCAATTGATTTCAACTGATGATAGTCAAAAGGTGATCGGTTTTGTCGGCCCTACCGGAGTAGGCAAGACTACTACTATTGCCAAGCTGGCTGCCCATTTTACACTTGATGAGGGGAAAAAGGTCTGTCTGATCACTACAGATACCTACCGGATAGCAGCTGTTCAGCAGTTACAGACCTATAGTGATATTATAAATATTCCTTTACATGTAGCTTATAATGAACAAGAACTGGTCAAGCTGATCAGGTTTGATTTAAAGGATAAATATGACTTAATTTTAATAGATACTGCTGGCAGCAGTTGGAAAGACGGCATCCAGCTTGGTAAATTAAAGACTTTACTGAAGAGGGAGCTGGTTGATGAAATACACCTGATGATTAGTTTAAATACCAGGAGTAATATAATCAGAGAGGTTATTAAGGGTTTTTCCCTGTTAAAACCAGACAAACTTATTTTAACCAAACTGGATGAAACCAGTGTTTACGGGGATATTATCAATATAAAAAATATAAGTAAACTGCCCTATTCCTATATAACAATTGGTCAGGATGTACCCGATGATCTTGAAGCAGCCAGGGCGGAGCTTTTAACCGGCTATCTGACCGGTGGTCTTAATGTTTGA
- the flgG gene encoding flagellar basal-body rod protein FlgG: MISALWTAATGMNGQQTNIDVISNNLANVNTTGFKKSRASFQDLMYHNLKQPGTTNAQGAEIPVGIEIGHGSKISATQKIFTEGDLQNTEGALDIVIKGDGFLQVLLPNGEIAYTRDGSLSQDSTGRLVTSDGYPIYPEEIYIPEDASAIGITSDGTVSAEIDGQDEAEQLGQIELARFSNPAGLNSIGNNLYTATVASGDPVVNTPGSAGYGSIEQNFLEMSNVKVVEEMVNMIAAQRAYEINSKAIQAADDMLSTANQLKR, encoded by the coding sequence GTGATTAGTGCATTATGGACAGCAGCAACCGGTATGAATGGACAGCAGACAAATATTGATGTTATTTCTAATAACCTGGCTAATGTTAATACTACTGGCTTTAAAAAGAGTAGGGCTAGCTTCCAGGATCTGATGTATCATAATCTTAAACAACCAGGAACAACTAATGCTCAGGGTGCAGAGATACCTGTTGGTATTGAGATTGGCCATGGTTCTAAAATATCTGCGACTCAGAAGATATTTACTGAGGGTGATCTGCAGAATACTGAGGGCGCATTAGATATTGTTATTAAGGGAGATGGTTTTTTACAGGTGCTACTGCCTAATGGTGAAATAGCCTATACCAGGGATGGTTCCTTGAGCCAAGATAGTACTGGTAGACTGGTTACCTCTGATGGTTATCCAATCTACCCTGAAGAGATCTATATACCAGAAGATGCCAGTGCTATAGGTATTACCTCTGATGGTACTGTTTCAGCTGAGATAGATGGACAGGATGAAGCAGAGCAATTAGGTCAGATTGAGTTAGCCCGTTTTTCTAATCCAGCTGGTTTAAATAGTATTGGTAACAACCTATATACAGCCACTGTTGCTTCTGGGGATCCTGTGGTTAATACCCCTGGTTCAGCAGGTTATGGTAGCATTGAGCAGAACTTTTTAGAGATGTCTAATGTAAAGGTTGTAGAAGAGATGGTTAATATGATTGCAGCCCAACGGGCTTATGAGATAAACTCTAAAGCAATCCAAGCAGCTGATGATATGCTTAGTACTGCCAATCAATTAAAGCGATGA
- a CDS encoding MinD/ParA family protein yields MFDQAANLRKKVDDKAGINNGSRMIAIASGKGGVGKSNIAVNIGLALGKNNKRVLLMDADLGMANIDVLLGLTAKYNLSHVLHGECSLTDALLQGPGGLDILPGTSGVEELLNIDQRQVKRLIAVSSQMGAVYDIILVDIGAGIHSSNINFISVCDEVLIVLTPEPTAIMDAYSLIKILYNHSLDCDIGLLINQVNSQQEGESVTRRMKKVIRAYLGIEVELIGLVPFDKHIRQAVKKQQALLELYPGSKSGQAFLRAGQKLMDFEKKGRNLPAKAGFVSRLLNLFK; encoded by the coding sequence ATGTTTGACCAGGCAGCCAACTTGCGTAAAAAAGTAGATGATAAAGCAGGGATAAACAACGGTAGTAGAATGATTGCTATTGCCAGTGGTAAAGGTGGGGTAGGCAAGAGCAATATAGCTGTCAATATAGGTCTGGCCTTGGGGAAGAACAATAAAAGGGTATTACTGATGGATGCTGACCTGGGAATGGCTAATATAGATGTTCTACTGGGGTTAACTGCCAAATATAACCTCAGTCATGTATTACATGGTGAATGCAGCTTGACTGATGCCCTACTGCAGGGACCAGGTGGACTAGATATACTACCAGGCACTTCCGGTGTTGAAGAATTATTAAATATAGACCAGAGACAGGTCAAAAGGCTTATTGCTGTCTCTTCTCAGATGGGGGCAGTTTATGATATAATATTAGTAGATATTGGCGCCGGGATACATAGTAGTAATATTAATTTTATTTCGGTCTGTGATGAGGTCTTAATCGTTTTAACCCCGGAACCAACAGCGATTATGGATGCCTACAGTCTGATTAAGATCCTTTATAATCACAGCCTGGATTGTGATATTGGGCTGTTAATTAACCAGGTTAATTCTCAACAGGAAGGTGAATCTGTTACCCGGCGGATGAAAAAGGTAATTAGAGCTTACCTGGGTATAGAGGTAGAATTAATAGGTTTAGTACCATTTGATAAACATATTCGTCAGGCTGTTAAAAAGCAGCAGGCCCTTTTAGAGCTTTATCCAGGGAGTAAGTCAGGACAGGCCTTTTTAAGGGCAGGACAGAAGCTGATGGATTTTGAAAAAAAAGGAAGAAATTTACCAGCAAAGGCAGGATTTGTGAGTCGTTTGTTGAATTTATTTAAGTAA
- a CDS encoding DUF342 domain-containing protein, with protein MSEMVRVTASNQKKALELAREELAAKLETELEVNIEQLEVRQVGKKGGFLGFGAKKVYQITFNEEGLSQREEEILDMTTEGLQMDGAFEIRVADEGVLLKVIPAEGEGDPVKYQAVKVALEKKEIVQIDWQLVQEAVHEADDEWIKIAPRLPELDKDAELKIEISDDKLRAFISYFPPLGGKELSTDDIVRILNEENISFGIKEEKITSLVKRDKEVENLLIAEGRPPVEGSDAKFIYHFEKNKESIGTKREDGSIDYYDLGIITNVNPGDVLVTKEAPQPGKPGKTITGEEIQPPEPKDKELPGGKNVERKDDNTLVASIAGQVVVDGNKINVLPIYEVNGDVDLSTGNIDFVGNVVVKGNVMEGFKVKASGNVEVNGHVFAAHIDAGGSVIIKKGFVGKNKYHIHAQGDVQAKFIENGIIKTEQSLIVTDAIMHSQISVGKSVEVTQNKGLLVGGLTRASNLIEANIIGSHLATATQLEVGIDPELKNKIKELEEDISETKVNLDKSLKALDILEKLKKQTGSLPQAKQLMYVRLQSTTNKLQDAIDEKKAQVKQLNEKFDNVDGGRIIVNRKIYPGVSISIGKSQLNVYNPMNATSFIEREGDITQVPV; from the coding sequence ATGAGTGAAATGGTTCGAGTAACAGCGTCTAATCAAAAAAAAGCCCTGGAATTAGCCAGGGAGGAACTGGCAGCTAAGTTAGAGACTGAGCTGGAAGTCAATATTGAGCAGTTAGAAGTCAGACAGGTTGGTAAAAAGGGTGGTTTCTTAGGTTTTGGTGCTAAAAAGGTCTATCAGATTACTTTTAATGAAGAAGGATTGAGCCAGCGGGAGGAAGAAATCCTTGATATGACAACAGAAGGCCTGCAGATGGATGGTGCCTTTGAAATAAGGGTAGCTGATGAGGGTGTACTTTTGAAAGTAATACCCGCGGAAGGTGAAGGCGATCCTGTCAAATATCAGGCTGTTAAAGTTGCACTGGAGAAAAAGGAGATCGTACAGATTGACTGGCAGCTTGTTCAGGAGGCAGTCCATGAAGCAGACGATGAATGGATAAAGATTGCTCCTCGTTTGCCAGAACTTGATAAAGATGCTGAACTCAAAATTGAAATAAGTGATGATAAGTTAAGGGCCTTTATTAGTTATTTTCCGCCCCTAGGTGGTAAAGAACTCTCCACTGATGATATAGTCAGGATATTAAATGAAGAGAATATTAGTTTTGGTATTAAGGAAGAAAAGATAACTAGTCTGGTTAAAAGGGATAAAGAGGTAGAAAACCTATTAATTGCCGAAGGACGCCCCCCTGTAGAGGGTAGTGATGCTAAATTCATCTATCATTTTGAGAAAAATAAGGAGTCAATAGGTACTAAACGGGAAGATGGTAGTATTGATTACTATGACCTTGGTATTATCACCAATGTTAATCCCGGTGATGTTTTAGTGACCAAAGAAGCACCGCAGCCAGGTAAACCTGGTAAAACCATTACTGGAGAAGAAATACAACCGCCTGAACCTAAAGATAAGGAATTACCTGGGGGTAAGAATGTAGAACGGAAGGATGACAATACCCTTGTTGCTTCAATTGCCGGTCAGGTTGTTGTTGATGGGAATAAGATTAATGTTCTACCGATTTATGAGGTTAATGGTGATGTGGATTTAAGTACTGGTAATATAGATTTTGTCGGTAATGTAGTTGTTAAGGGTAATGTAATGGAAGGTTTTAAGGTGAAGGCCAGTGGTAATGTTGAAGTAAACGGCCATGTCTTTGCTGCTCATATTGATGCTGGTGGTAGTGTGATCATAAAAAAAGGTTTTGTTGGAAAAAACAAATACCATATTCATGCTCAGGGGGATGTACAGGCTAAATTTATAGAAAATGGTATCATCAAAACTGAACAGAGTTTGATTGTTACAGATGCTATTATGCACAGTCAAATTAGTGTTGGAAAGTCGGTTGAAGTAACCCAGAACAAGGGTTTGCTGGTAGGTGGCCTTACCAGGGCCAGTAATTTAATTGAGGCCAATATTATTGGCTCCCACCTGGCAACTGCTACCCAGCTTGAGGTGGGTATTGACCCTGAATTAAAAAATAAGATTAAAGAACTTGAAGAAGATATAAGTGAAACTAAGGTTAATCTGGATAAATCCCTGAAAGCCCTTGATATTTTAGAAAAATTAAAGAAACAGACCGGTAGTCTTCCCCAGGCCAAACAGTTGATGTATGTTAGGCTGCAGTCTACAACTAATAAACTGCAGGATGCTATCGATGAGAAAAAGGCTCAAGTGAAACAGCTAAATGAGAAATTTGACAATGTTGATGGTGGCAGGATTATAGTAAATAGGAAGATATACCCGGGTGTCAGTATAAGTATTGGAAAATCGCAGCTTAATGTTTATAATCCTATGAACGCTACCAGCTTTATTGAAAGGGAAGGGGATATTACCCAGGTACCAGTATAG
- a CDS encoding endolytic transglycosylase MltG — protein MFKNGYLKEIIPDMILAAGIIILLAGVFSFTGFDYLLERGPQLKEENPVVEFDSRTADEIESAVLEQEQERDKKEVVKTREKIIDSALLLTIQNKPELLENYFSKDEFSASLAVESITGSVKDNKGKGDTINIFIPEGSSGLEVARIFEESNLMTYQDFKQLLLLFDIETRIKAGSYSFKNNSSVADILTKILIK, from the coding sequence TTGTTTAAAAATGGCTATCTTAAGGAAATTATCCCTGATATGATCCTGGCTGCTGGTATTATCATCCTGCTTGCAGGTGTCTTCTCTTTTACAGGTTTTGATTACCTTCTGGAGCGAGGACCTCAGCTTAAAGAGGAGAATCCGGTGGTGGAGTTTGACTCTCGAACAGCTGATGAAATAGAATCGGCTGTGTTAGAACAAGAACAGGAAAGGGATAAAAAAGAAGTAGTTAAGACAAGGGAAAAAATCATAGACTCAGCATTGTTATTGACAATTCAGAATAAACCTGAACTGTTAGAAAATTATTTTAGTAAAGATGAGTTTTCTGCTAGTTTAGCTGTTGAATCAATTACGGGCAGTGTTAAAGATAATAAAGGGAAAGGTGATACAATTAATATCTTTATCCCGGAGGGTAGTTCTGGACTGGAGGTTGCCCGGATATTTGAGGAGAGTAATTTGATGACTTACCAGGACTTCAAACAGCTTTTACTGCTCTTTGATATTGAAACCAGAATTAAGGCTGGTAGTTACAGCTTTAAGAATAATAGTAGTGTTGCTGATATTTTAACAAAAATATTAATAAAATAA